One region of Aeromicrobium sp. Sec7.5 genomic DNA includes:
- a CDS encoding phosphoribosylaminoimidazolesuccinocarboxamide synthase has translation MTPEIPGATHLHSGKVRDLYTLPDGNLLMVASDRISAFDHVLEPGIPDKGEILTRMSLWWFDQLADLVPHHVISTDVPPDVAGRAVVCENLAMFPVECVARGYLTGSGLIDYTQTGAVCGVPLPDGLVDGSRLPEPIFTPATKADIGEHDENVDFDHVARTVGPEVAERLRELTLAVYARAEGIARERGIILADTKLEFGAREDGTIVLADEVLTPDSSRFWPADDLRPGGPQPSYDKQIVRNWLLSAESGWDKAADAPPPTLPPEVVERTRARYIEAYERLTGLTF, from the coding sequence GTGACGCCTGAGATCCCCGGAGCCACCCACCTGCACTCGGGCAAGGTCCGCGACCTGTACACGCTCCCCGACGGGAACCTGCTGATGGTCGCGTCCGACCGCATCAGCGCGTTCGACCACGTCCTCGAACCGGGCATCCCCGACAAGGGCGAGATCCTCACGCGCATGTCGCTGTGGTGGTTCGACCAGCTCGCCGACCTCGTGCCCCACCACGTGATCTCGACCGACGTCCCGCCGGACGTGGCGGGCCGCGCGGTCGTCTGCGAGAACCTGGCGATGTTCCCCGTGGAGTGCGTGGCCCGCGGCTACCTCACGGGGTCGGGCCTCATCGACTACACGCAGACCGGAGCGGTGTGCGGCGTCCCGCTGCCGGACGGCCTGGTCGACGGCTCCCGGCTCCCCGAGCCGATCTTCACGCCCGCCACGAAGGCCGACATCGGCGAGCACGACGAGAACGTCGACTTCGACCACGTCGCCCGCACGGTGGGTCCCGAGGTCGCCGAGCGGCTGCGGGAGCTGACCCTCGCGGTCTACGCGCGGGCGGAGGGCATCGCCCGCGAGCGCGGCATCATCCTGGCCGACACCAAGCTGGAGTTCGGCGCCCGCGAGGACGGCACGATCGTCCTGGCCGACGAGGTGCTGACCCCGGACTCCTCGCGCTTCTGGCCGGCCGACGACCTGCGCCCGGGAGGCCCGCAACCGTCGTACGACAAGCAGATCGTGCGCAACTGGTTGCTGTCGGCCGAGTCCGGCTGGGACAAGGCCGCCGACGCGCCACCGCCGACCCTCCCGCCCGAGGTCGTCGAGCGCACCCGCGCCCGGTACATCGAGGCCTACGAGCGACTGACCGGACTGACCTTCTAG
- a CDS encoding DEAD/DEAH box helicase, producing MNSTPVDTASTPSTLPTTTGFSAYGLPKPLVKALARQGIVEPTPIQQVVVPAALSGVNVLGRARTGSGKTLSFGIPVLDTLAGGQRRSKAPRGLILVPTRELATQIERDLAGMAEALHLRTMTVLGGMPIGRQAARLRDGVDLVVATPGRLTDLIDRRAVTLDDLEIIVLDEADHLCDLGFYKPIDALLTATPRKAQRLLLSATLDGDVDKLVKRHLPEHVLHDVAEPLVEQGEMTHHVVVADRTEKLQVVRDLLANTPRTIVFARTRRGAARVAKQLTLAGIEAVDLHGDLDQRKRERNLARFSSGDAQVIVATDIAARGIHVDDVPLVLHFDAPAEHKAYTHRSGRTARAGESGTVVTMTTPEDLRDLLQLQRKAGVVARQHRRNELASPFTVASMATTGRPGESAPAAGGRGGDHTPGGRSGGGRGGNGGGNGGSRRRRPSGGGQGGRPQSSGRPQSSGRSQGQGGQQHRSGGRTGGSSR from the coding sequence GTGAACTCCACACCTGTCGACACTGCGTCGACCCCGTCCACCCTGCCCACCACCACCGGCTTCTCCGCCTACGGGCTGCCCAAGCCGCTCGTGAAGGCGCTCGCCCGTCAGGGCATCGTCGAGCCCACCCCGATCCAGCAGGTCGTCGTCCCGGCGGCTCTGTCCGGCGTGAACGTGCTCGGCCGTGCCCGCACCGGCTCCGGCAAGACCCTGTCGTTCGGCATCCCCGTGCTCGACACCCTCGCGGGCGGCCAGCGCCGCTCGAAGGCGCCCCGCGGCCTGATCCTCGTGCCCACCCGCGAGCTCGCCACCCAGATCGAGCGCGACCTCGCCGGCATGGCCGAGGCCCTGCACCTGCGCACCATGACGGTGCTCGGCGGCATGCCGATCGGCCGCCAGGCCGCCCGGCTGCGTGACGGCGTCGACCTCGTCGTCGCCACGCCCGGCCGGCTCACCGACCTGATCGACCGCCGGGCCGTGACGCTCGACGACCTCGAGATCATCGTGCTCGACGAGGCCGACCACCTGTGCGACCTCGGCTTCTACAAGCCGATCGACGCCCTCCTGACGGCCACGCCGCGCAAGGCCCAGCGTCTCCTGCTCTCGGCCACGCTCGACGGCGACGTCGACAAGCTCGTCAAGCGCCACCTGCCCGAGCACGTCCTGCACGACGTGGCCGAGCCGCTCGTGGAGCAGGGCGAGATGACGCACCACGTCGTGGTCGCGGACCGCACCGAGAAGCTGCAGGTCGTGCGCGACCTGCTGGCCAACACGCCCCGCACGATCGTGTTCGCGCGCACCCGTCGCGGCGCCGCGCGCGTCGCGAAGCAGCTCACGCTCGCGGGCATCGAGGCCGTCGACCTCCACGGTGACCTCGACCAGCGCAAGCGCGAGCGCAACCTCGCTCGGTTCTCCTCGGGCGACGCCCAGGTCATCGTCGCGACCGACATCGCCGCCCGCGGCATCCACGTCGACGACGTCCCGCTCGTGCTGCACTTCGACGCCCCGGCCGAGCACAAGGCCTACACGCACCGCTCCGGCCGCACGGCGCGCGCGGGCGAGTCCGGCACGGTCGTCACGATGACGACGCCGGAGGACCTGCGCGACCTGCTCCAGCTGCAGCGCAAGGCCGGCGTCGTCGCGCGCCAGCACCGTCGCAACGAGCTCGCCTCGCCGTTCACGGTCGCCTCGATGGCCACGACCGGTCGTCCCGGCGAGTCGGCCCCGGCGGCCGGCGGTCGCGGCGGCGACCACACCCCGGGTGGTCGCAGCGGTGGGGGTCGTGGCGGCAACGGCGGAGGCAACGGTGGCTCGCGCCGCCGTCGTCCCTCGGGCGGCGGCCAGGGCGGCCGACCGCAGTCGTCGGGCCGTCCGCAGTCGTCCGGTCGCAGCCAGGGGCAGGGTGGCCAGCAGCACCGCTCCGGCGGTCGCACCGGCGGCTCCTCGCGCTGA
- the purQ gene encoding phosphoribosylformylglycinamidine synthase subunit PurQ, translated as MAPKVGVVTFPGSLDDVDARRAVRLAGAEPVALWHGDHDLQGVDAIVLPGGFSYGDYLRCGAIARFAPIMTEVVEAANAGVPVLGICNGFQILCESHLLPGALIRNDHRTFVCRDQQLVIENAATAWTSDYTASQTITVPLKNGEGGFVADAATLDALEGEGRVVARYVGGNPNGSLRDIAGITNERGNVVGLMPHPEHAVEELTGPGTDGLGFFTSALTALVSR; from the coding sequence ATGGCGCCGAAGGTCGGCGTCGTCACGTTCCCGGGCTCGCTCGACGACGTCGACGCGCGTCGTGCGGTGCGCCTCGCGGGCGCCGAGCCCGTCGCCCTGTGGCACGGCGACCACGACCTGCAGGGTGTCGACGCGATCGTGCTGCCGGGCGGCTTCTCGTACGGCGACTACCTGCGCTGCGGCGCGATCGCCCGGTTCGCGCCGATCATGACCGAGGTCGTGGAGGCCGCCAACGCCGGCGTGCCGGTGCTCGGCATCTGCAACGGCTTCCAGATCCTGTGCGAGTCGCACCTGCTGCCGGGTGCGCTGATCCGCAACGACCACCGCACCTTCGTGTGCCGTGACCAGCAGCTCGTGATCGAGAACGCCGCCACCGCGTGGACCTCCGACTACACGGCGAGCCAGACCATCACGGTGCCGCTCAAGAACGGCGAGGGCGGCTTCGTCGCTGACGCGGCCACGCTCGACGCGCTCGAGGGCGAGGGTCGGGTCGTCGCGCGCTACGTGGGCGGCAACCCCAACGGCTCGCTGCGCGACATCGCCGGCATCACCAACGAGCGCGGCAACGTCGTGGGCCTCATGCCACACCCCGAGCACGCGGTCGAGGAGCTCACGGGCCCCGGCACCGACGGCCTGGGCTTCTTCACGTCGGCCCTCACCGCCCTGGTGTCGCGATGA
- a CDS encoding Nramp family divalent metal transporter: protein MLVRTGWRRIALIGPAFIAAVAYVDPGNVATNVTAGATFGYTLVWVVVLANVMAVLVQYLSAKLGLVTRRSLATHLGERLPRGPRLAYWVQAEAIAIATDLAEVVGGAIALYLLFDLPLVVGAGVTVVVSVLILLIGDRHGQSALERTIMGFLALIAVGFVAGLFVAPPEAIDLMGGLVPRFDGAESVLLASGIIGATVMPHVIYLHSSLTVDRLGPRAEGLSVPTLLRVTRVDVAAALVLAGLLNLSLLVLAASALYGIDGTDTLTGVHEVVTSELGAGVALLFAVALLGSGLASTSVGSAAGAEVMQGLLGIRLPRLVRRVVTAIPAVVVLAVGIEPSRALVVSQVVLSLGIPFALVPLVLLTSSRSVMGEHVNRRAVSLAAWAVAAVVITLNLALLWLTFGG, encoded by the coding sequence GTGCTGGTCAGGACGGGGTGGCGACGGATCGCGTTGATCGGTCCTGCCTTCATCGCGGCGGTCGCGTACGTCGACCCGGGCAACGTGGCCACCAACGTCACGGCCGGTGCCACGTTCGGCTACACGCTGGTCTGGGTCGTGGTGCTCGCCAACGTCATGGCGGTGCTCGTGCAGTACCTCTCGGCGAAGCTCGGGCTCGTGACGCGCCGCTCGCTCGCGACCCACCTGGGGGAGCGGCTGCCCCGCGGCCCGCGGCTCGCGTACTGGGTGCAGGCCGAGGCGATCGCCATCGCGACCGATCTCGCGGAGGTCGTCGGCGGGGCGATCGCCCTGTACCTGCTGTTCGACCTCCCGCTCGTGGTCGGCGCGGGGGTCACGGTCGTGGTGTCGGTGCTGATCCTGCTGATCGGCGACCGCCACGGCCAGAGCGCGCTCGAGCGCACCATCATGGGCTTCCTGGCGCTCATCGCCGTCGGCTTCGTCGCCGGCCTGTTCGTCGCGCCGCCCGAGGCGATCGACCTGATGGGCGGACTCGTGCCGCGCTTCGACGGGGCCGAGAGCGTGCTCCTGGCCTCCGGCATCATCGGCGCGACCGTGATGCCACACGTCATCTACCTGCACTCCAGCCTCACGGTGGATCGCCTTGGTCCTCGGGCGGAGGGACTCAGCGTTCCCACGCTCCTGCGGGTCACCCGGGTCGACGTCGCGGCCGCGTTGGTGCTGGCCGGGCTCCTCAACCTCTCGCTCCTCGTGCTCGCGGCCTCGGCCCTCTACGGCATCGACGGCACCGACACCCTCACCGGCGTCCACGAGGTCGTCACGTCCGAGCTGGGGGCGGGGGTCGCGCTGCTGTTCGCGGTCGCGCTCCTGGGCTCGGGACTCGCCTCGACGTCGGTCGGCAGTGCCGCCGGCGCGGAGGTCATGCAGGGCCTGCTGGGCATCCGGCTGCCCCGCCTCGTGCGCCGCGTCGTGACGGCGATCCCCGCGGTCGTCGTGCTGGCGGTCGGTATCGAGCCCAGCCGGGCGCTCGTCGTCTCCCAGGTGGTCCTGTCGCTCGGCATCCCGTTCGCCCTCGTGCCGCTGGTGCTGCTGACGTCGAGTCGGTCGGTCATGGGCGAGCACGTGAACCGGCGGGCCGTGTCACTCGCAGCGTGGGCGGTCGCCGCCGTCGTGATCACGCTCAACCTCGCCCTGCTCTGGCTCACGTTCGGCGGTTGA
- a CDS encoding cation:proton antiporter domain-containing protein, with product MTTTATVLVAVGLLGLLVATLSARLRELPLSEPLLALAVGVVLGPAATGVVDLPAVTERSEEIHEIARVLLAISVMAVALRYPVRDAWRVRGPVTLLLLVVMPLMALATAVVAWPLGLGLAAATVLGCALCPTDPVLASSVVTGAPAERDLPARTRQVLSLESGANDGLALPLVLVALVPFGVATGGEIGVEIVREVVGALVLGVLAGWGAGRAIRSGERHGATDTAPVLVFTLVLALGVLGAAVLLDVGGVLAVFVAGLTLNATDPGSDRMDAVVLDEAINRFVLLPGFVVLGSVLPWEAWRDLGPALLVVVVGTLLLRRLPWVLLLRRPLRLTWRDAVFLGWFGPIGVSAVFYLALLAERLPAADTTPVLAAGTAVVAASTVVHGVSSSPGRRWYARVSRRAGEPG from the coding sequence GTGACGACCACCGCCACCGTGCTGGTCGCGGTCGGGCTGCTGGGCCTGCTCGTGGCCACGCTCTCCGCGCGCCTGCGCGAGCTGCCGCTCTCGGAGCCCCTGCTCGCCCTGGCCGTCGGCGTCGTCCTCGGCCCGGCGGCCACGGGGGTCGTCGACCTGCCGGCCGTGACCGAGCGTTCCGAGGAGATCCACGAGATCGCCCGGGTCCTGCTGGCGATCTCGGTCATGGCCGTGGCGCTGCGCTACCCCGTGCGCGACGCCTGGCGGGTCCGGGGCCCGGTGACCCTGCTGCTCCTCGTCGTCATGCCGCTCATGGCGCTCGCGACGGCCGTGGTCGCCTGGCCGCTCGGGCTCGGACTGGCGGCTGCCACCGTCCTCGGGTGTGCGCTGTGCCCGACCGATCCGGTACTCGCCTCGAGCGTCGTCACGGGCGCCCCGGCGGAGCGGGACCTGCCGGCCCGCACCCGGCAGGTGCTGTCGCTGGAGTCCGGCGCGAACGACGGGCTCGCGCTCCCGCTGGTCCTCGTCGCGCTCGTGCCGTTCGGCGTCGCCACCGGCGGCGAGATCGGCGTCGAGATCGTGCGTGAGGTGGTCGGCGCGCTCGTGCTGGGCGTCCTCGCCGGGTGGGGCGCCGGGCGCGCGATCCGCTCCGGCGAGCGACACGGCGCGACCGACACCGCGCCGGTCCTGGTCTTCACCCTGGTCCTGGCCCTCGGGGTGCTGGGGGCCGCCGTGCTGCTCGACGTCGGCGGTGTGCTCGCGGTGTTCGTGGCCGGCCTGACCCTGAACGCGACCGATCCGGGGAGCGACCGGATGGACGCCGTGGTGCTCGACGAGGCCATCAACCGGTTCGTACTGCTCCCGGGCTTCGTGGTTCTGGGGAGCGTCCTGCCGTGGGAGGCCTGGCGCGACCTCGGCCCGGCCCTGCTCGTGGTCGTCGTCGGCACGTTGCTCCTGCGCCGTCTGCCCTGGGTGCTCCTGCTGCGCCGCCCGCTCCGGCTCACGTGGCGCGACGCGGTGTTCCTCGGCTGGTTCGGACCGATCGGCGTGTCCGCGGTCTTCTACCTGGCCCTGCTCGCCGAGCGGCTCCCGGCCGCCGACACCACCCCCGTCCTCGCGGCCGGTACCGCGGTCGTGGCGGCCAGCACCGTCGTGCACGGGGTCTCCAGCTCACCGGGACGTCGCTGGTACGCCCGCGTGAGCCGCCGGGCGGGCGAGCCGGGCTAG
- a CDS encoding alpha/beta hydrolase, which yields MSPLRIPRDLGAARVNLVDKVRRRPLADLRPMPREVVRENERFTLYRYDRADGARPRGKPLFLTPPLAAPALAFDLRRGCSVAEYFVNQGRDVYLVDYGPVNFGHRALGIEHWVNRLLPEALAEASVDAGGEDLHMAGWSLGGIFTMFTAAARQDLPIASVTAVASPFDLRQVPLLALARPVDRVLGGLVGPTYRALGGVPAPLTKWGFQLSAADKYLTKPISVLTHADDRDFLAQLEAVDRFMSSMYAYPGRTFGQLYHVVMRTNEFATGTMQLGGRPVRLADIDVPVLVVAGLNDTLAPLPAVEHLLDLVTGAPRSQLLQAPGGHLGVLTGRAAVRTTWPGMQGFFTTVD from the coding sequence ATGTCTCCCTTGCGGATCCCGCGCGACCTCGGTGCCGCCCGCGTCAACCTGGTCGACAAGGTGCGCCGGCGTCCCCTCGCCGACCTCCGGCCCATGCCGCGCGAGGTCGTCCGCGAGAACGAGCGGTTCACGCTGTATCGCTACGACCGCGCCGACGGCGCCCGTCCGCGCGGCAAGCCGCTGTTCCTGACCCCGCCGCTCGCGGCTCCTGCCCTGGCCTTCGACCTGCGACGTGGCTGCAGCGTGGCGGAGTACTTCGTCAACCAGGGCCGCGACGTCTACCTCGTCGACTACGGCCCCGTGAACTTCGGGCACCGCGCGCTCGGGATCGAGCACTGGGTGAACCGGCTCCTGCCCGAGGCGCTCGCCGAGGCGTCGGTCGACGCCGGCGGCGAGGACCTGCACATGGCCGGATGGAGCCTCGGTGGCATCTTCACGATGTTCACGGCGGCGGCGCGCCAGGACCTGCCGATCGCGTCGGTCACCGCGGTCGCGAGCCCCTTCGACCTGCGCCAGGTGCCCCTGCTGGCGCTCGCGCGACCGGTCGACCGGGTGCTCGGAGGCCTGGTCGGCCCGACCTACCGCGCTCTCGGCGGCGTCCCGGCGCCGCTGACCAAGTGGGGTTTCCAGCTGTCGGCCGCCGACAAGTACCTGACCAAGCCGATCTCGGTGCTGACGCACGCCGACGATCGTGACTTCCTCGCCCAGCTGGAGGCCGTCGACCGGTTCATGAGCAGCATGTACGCCTATCCGGGTCGGACCTTCGGGCAGCTGTACCACGTCGTGATGCGCACCAACGAGTTCGCGACGGGCACGATGCAGCTCGGCGGTCGTCCCGTGCGGCTGGCCGACATCGACGTGCCGGTCCTCGTGGTGGCGGGCCTCAACGACACGCTGGCGCCCCTGCCGGCCGTCGAGCACCTGCTCGACCTCGTCACGGGTGCGCCGCGCAGCCAGCTCCTGCAGGCGCCGGGCGGCCACCTCGGCGTGCTCACCGGTCGCGCTGCCGTGCGCACCACCTGGCCCGGCATGCAGGGCTTCTTCACGACCGTCGACTGA
- the purS gene encoding phosphoribosylformylglycinamidine synthase subunit PurS: MPRVIVDVMPKPEILDPQGKAVHGALPRLGFEGITDVRQGKRFELEVAATDEATLAEVAKVAETLLSNPVIEDYTVRVDG, translated from the coding sequence ATGCCTCGCGTGATCGTCGACGTCATGCCCAAGCCCGAGATTCTCGACCCGCAGGGGAAGGCCGTCCACGGCGCCCTCCCGCGGCTCGGCTTCGAGGGCATCACCGATGTCCGCCAGGGCAAGCGCTTCGAGCTCGAGGTCGCCGCGACCGACGAGGCGACGCTCGCCGAGGTCGCGAAGGTCGCCGAGACGCTGCTCTCGAACCCCGTCATCGAGGACTACACCGTGCGGGTCGACGGCTGA
- a CDS encoding SCO4848 family membrane protein produces the protein MTLSTSAAILLVVAGAWNLFIWPQFAKRIIADPRSRDEHGGRTTFFTVHAVLISVSLALGLSVGFIGVIALF, from the coding sequence ATGACTCTGTCGACGAGCGCCGCGATCCTGCTGGTGGTCGCGGGCGCCTGGAACCTCTTCATCTGGCCGCAGTTCGCCAAGCGGATCATCGCCGATCCCCGCTCGCGCGACGAGCACGGCGGCCGGACGACGTTCTTCACGGTCCACGCCGTGCTCATCTCGGTGTCGCTCGCCCTCGGCCTCTCGGTCGGGTTCATCGGCGTCATCGCCCTGTTCTGA
- a CDS encoding AIM24 family protein: protein MSAAGWHPDPEGRHEYRYWDGSVWTEHVSNQGNQSVSPLGAAPADTGAAAGAAGGFAQQQGGGGLTPQPAVGGDPWSGLSGDLVDGTFSEVEGIGPQKQNSRLLRVRIAEPFMAKQGAMVAYQGNVDFQYSGGGAAKFLKKALTGEGLSLMGVSGQGDVFLADTGKHVHILKIENGGLSVNGNAVLAFSSSLDWNVERVKGGSMVAGGLFNTTLRGTGWVAITTDGEPVVLNPAEAATYADANALIAWSLGLQTSIKSSFTAGSLIGRGSGEAFQVAFQGPGFVIVQPSEGPQVPTAG, encoded by the coding sequence ATGAGCGCTGCAGGATGGCACCCGGACCCCGAGGGCCGGCACGAGTACCGCTACTGGGACGGCTCGGTCTGGACCGAGCACGTCAGCAACCAGGGCAACCAGTCCGTCTCCCCGCTCGGCGCGGCACCCGCTGACACGGGTGCGGCGGCCGGTGCTGCGGGCGGCTTCGCCCAGCAGCAGGGCGGTGGCGGTCTGACGCCTCAGCCTGCCGTGGGCGGCGACCCGTGGTCCGGCCTGTCCGGCGACCTGGTCGACGGCACGTTCAGCGAGGTCGAGGGCATCGGCCCGCAGAAGCAGAACAGCAGGCTGCTGCGGGTGCGCATCGCCGAGCCGTTCATGGCCAAGCAGGGCGCGATGGTGGCCTACCAGGGCAACGTCGACTTCCAGTACTCCGGTGGCGGCGCGGCCAAGTTCCTCAAGAAGGCCCTCACGGGCGAGGGTCTGTCGCTCATGGGCGTCAGTGGACAGGGCGACGTGTTCCTCGCCGACACCGGCAAGCACGTCCACATCCTCAAGATCGAGAATGGTGGCCTGTCGGTCAACGGCAACGCCGTGCTGGCGTTCAGCTCTTCGCTGGACTGGAACGTCGAGCGGGTCAAGGGCGGCAGCATGGTCGCGGGTGGCCTGTTCAACACGACCCTGCGCGGCACGGGCTGGGTCGCCATCACCACCGACGGCGAGCCGGTCGTGCTCAACCCGGCGGAGGCGGCCACGTACGCCGACGCCAACGCGCTCATCGCGTGGTCGCTGGGACTGCAGACGTCGATCAAGTCCAGCTTCACGGCCGGATCGCTCATCGGTCGCGGCTCCGGCGAGGCCTTCCAGGTCGCGTTCCAGGGCCCCGGGTTCGTCATCGTGCAGCCCTCCGAGGGCCCGCAGGTGCCCACCGCCGGCTGA
- a CDS encoding Fpg/Nei family DNA glycosylase, which translates to MPEMPEVDALVADLRARMVGAVVAGVEPASFAVLKTFDPPPDALLGLTVTGLHRHGKFIDIDVDGLHLVVHLAKAGWIRWSDDLAPKRVKMGPGPIALRVRLDHGDGPTIGFDLTEAGTRKGLAVYVVRDPADVPGIAALGPDPLADGFELRPLLERRMQVKRLLRDQKILAGIGNAYSDEILHAAKLSPFAIAESLDDGEVTRLEAAIHDVLTQALEEAHGKPPTELKDDKRTRMRVHGRAGEACPVCGDTVAEVVFADSSLQYCPTCQTGGTPLKDRSTSKFVK; encoded by the coding sequence ATGCCGGAGATGCCCGAGGTCGACGCGCTCGTGGCCGACCTGCGCGCCCGCATGGTGGGGGCGGTCGTGGCTGGGGTCGAGCCGGCCTCCTTCGCGGTGCTGAAGACCTTCGACCCTCCGCCGGACGCCCTGCTGGGCCTCACCGTCACCGGCCTGCACCGGCACGGCAAGTTCATCGACATCGACGTCGACGGCCTGCACCTCGTGGTCCACCTCGCCAAGGCCGGATGGATCCGGTGGTCCGACGACCTCGCACCGAAGCGGGTCAAGATGGGCCCCGGTCCCATCGCCCTGCGCGTGCGCCTCGACCACGGTGACGGTCCCACGATCGGCTTCGACCTCACCGAGGCGGGCACGCGCAAGGGTTTGGCGGTCTACGTCGTGCGCGACCCGGCCGACGTGCCGGGAATCGCCGCGCTTGGCCCCGACCCGCTCGCGGACGGCTTCGAGCTGCGTCCCCTGCTGGAGCGACGCATGCAGGTCAAGCGACTGCTGCGCGACCAGAAGATCCTGGCCGGCATCGGCAACGCCTACAGCGACGAGATCCTGCACGCCGCGAAGCTGTCGCCGTTCGCGATCGCCGAGTCGCTCGACGACGGCGAGGTGACCCGGCTGGAGGCCGCGATCCACGACGTCCTGACGCAGGCCCTCGAGGAGGCGCACGGCAAGCCACCGACCGAGCTCAAGGACGACAAGCGCACCCGCATGCGCGTGCACGGTCGGGCCGGCGAGGCGTGCCCGGTGTGCGGCGACACGGTCGCGGAGGTCGTCTTCGCCGACTCCTCGCTGCAGTACTGCCCGACCTGCCAGACCGGCGGCACGCCGCTCAAGGACCGCTCCACGAGCAAGTTCGTGAAGTAG
- a CDS encoding GNAT family N-acetyltransferase: MATEVRRNDDAGRYEILVDGAVAGFTEIKPRDGVLIMPHTLIDDAYSGQGLAKILVTGALDDIRARGERIKPLCSYVRSFLEKNPSYGDLVA; this comes from the coding sequence ATGGCCACCGAGGTCCGACGCAACGACGACGCGGGACGCTACGAGATCCTCGTGGACGGAGCCGTGGCCGGATTCACCGAGATCAAGCCGCGCGACGGCGTGCTGATCATGCCGCACACGCTGATCGACGACGCGTACTCGGGCCAGGGTCTCGCCAAGATCCTGGTGACGGGCGCGCTCGACGACATCCGTGCCCGAGGCGAGCGCATCAAGCCGCTCTGCTCGTACGTCCGGTCGTTCCTCGAGAAGAACCCGTCGTACGGCGACCTCGTCGCCTGA
- a CDS encoding long-chain-fatty-acid--CoA ligase, translating into MANLAALLENSAQSYVDRTAIVFGDTKLNYAQVNGAANQVANLLVERGVKPGDKVALSCPNLPYFSIIYYGILKAGATVVPLNVLLKAREVAYHLDDSDAVAYFAFEGTADLPIGEAAWDGFQATDSCQDFFLIKLDSAAPAPLEGPEYYAPLVAVQPPTFETVERDDDETAVILYTSGTTGQPKGAELRHRNMRDNALSGKDLFGANADTPDTYLCVLPLFHSFGQTVIQNGGFAFGGTVVMLPRFEAEPAIGLMVREKVTFFAGVPTMYWGLLGALTPEHPVAEIAANLRVAAAGGSALPVEVHKNFQERFGVTILEGYGLSETSPVASFSVFGEQPKVGSIGKPIPGVEMKLINDDWTDVPGGDPDAIGEIAIKGHNIMKGYYDRPEATAEAIQDGWFRSGDLGKKDADGYYFIVDRSKDMIIRGGYNVYPREIEEVLMQHPAVSLVAVIGVPHESHGEEIKAVVVKNKDHDDVTEETLVAWGKEQFAAYKYPRVVEFRDELPMTSTGKILKRELS; encoded by the coding sequence GTGGCCAATCTCGCCGCCCTGCTGGAGAATTCCGCCCAGAGCTACGTCGATCGCACGGCGATCGTGTTCGGCGACACCAAGCTGAACTACGCCCAGGTCAACGGCGCCGCCAACCAGGTCGCGAACCTGCTGGTCGAGCGTGGCGTCAAGCCCGGCGACAAGGTGGCGCTGTCGTGCCCGAACCTGCCGTACTTCTCGATCATCTACTACGGGATCCTCAAGGCCGGCGCCACCGTCGTGCCGCTCAACGTGCTGCTGAAGGCCCGCGAGGTCGCCTACCACCTCGACGACTCCGACGCGGTCGCGTACTTCGCGTTCGAGGGCACCGCCGACCTGCCGATCGGCGAGGCGGCGTGGGACGGCTTCCAGGCCACCGACTCCTGCCAGGATTTCTTCCTGATCAAGCTCGACTCGGCCGCCCCGGCGCCGCTGGAGGGCCCCGAGTACTACGCGCCCCTCGTGGCCGTGCAGCCGCCCACGTTCGAGACCGTCGAGCGGGACGACGACGAGACCGCCGTGATCCTCTACACGTCCGGCACCACCGGTCAGCCCAAGGGTGCGGAGCTGCGTCACCGCAACATGCGTGACAACGCCCTGTCCGGCAAGGACCTCTTCGGGGCGAACGCCGACACCCCTGACACGTACCTGTGCGTCCTGCCGCTGTTCCACTCCTTCGGCCAGACCGTCATCCAGAACGGTGGTTTCGCCTTCGGCGGCACCGTCGTGATGCTGCCCCGGTTCGAGGCGGAGCCCGCGATCGGCCTGATGGTGCGCGAGAAGGTCACGTTCTTCGCGGGCGTGCCCACGATGTACTGGGGCCTGCTCGGCGCCCTGACCCCGGAGCACCCGGTGGCCGAGATCGCCGCGAACCTGCGGGTCGCGGCTGCGGGCGGCTCGGCCCTGCCGGTCGAGGTGCACAAGAACTTCCAGGAGCGCTTCGGCGTCACGATCCTCGAGGGCTACGGCCTGTCGGAGACCTCGCCGGTGGCCTCGTTCAGCGTGTTCGGCGAGCAGCCCAAGGTCGGCTCGATCGGCAAGCCGATCCCCGGCGTCGAGATGAAGCTCATCAACGACGACTGGACCGACGTGCCGGGCGGTGACCCTGACGCGATCGGCGAGATCGCGATCAAGGGCCACAACATCATGAAGGGCTACTACGACCGCCCCGAGGCCACGGCCGAGGCGATCCAGGACGGCTGGTTCCGCTCCGGTGACCTCGGGAAGAAGGACGCCGACGGCTACTACTTCATCGTCGACCGCTCCAAGGACATGATCATCCGCGGCGGCTACAACGTGTACCCGCGCGAGATCGAGGAGGTGCTGATGCAGCACCCGGCGGTCTCGCTGGTCGCGGTCATCGGCGTCCCGCACGAGTCGCACGGCGAGGAGATCAAGGCCGTCGTCGTCAAGAACAAGGACCACGACGACGTCACCGAGGAGACGCTCGTCGCCTGGGGCAAGGAGCAGTTCGCCGCGTACAAGTACCCGCGCGTGGTCGAGTTCCGTGACGAGCTCCCCATGACGTCGACCGGCAAGATCCTCAAGAGAGAGCTGAGCTGA